The following proteins come from a genomic window of Corallococcus sp. NCRR:
- a CDS encoding sigma 54-interacting transcriptional regulator, translating into MVRAVARFGDDSGEEDRQLRTDALPAMRSARVRVRLLVLSGPDAGQSYPLTPGRYRVGADASSDVIIADRAVSRSHLLLDVREDGIQAVDVGSRNGSFCEGMRFTTLEVRPGAVLTLGTTELKLVPEAEKAHALPLSNRERFGNLVGQSRRMREVFTLLERVAQGESDVLIQGETGTGKELCAEGLHLHGGRSKGPFVIVDLAGVAPQLLESELFGHVKGAFTGAQADRAGAFERAHGGTLFLDEVGELPLEVQPRLLRALERRQVKRVGANDYRSVNVRVVAATHQDLEGAVKAGRFRGDLFHRLAVLRATLPPLRERPEDIPLLIDTVLERMGKPPSALSDQTRALLAQYPWPGNVRELRNVVDRVVSLGESALPELPDTPRPRPALSPDLDPEDTLSLALELPFKEAKERLIEGFERDYLRTLLERCGGNVSKASREAGIDRVYLRKLLRKHGLVSGPD; encoded by the coding sequence ATGGTCCGCGCCGTGGCGCGCTTCGGGGACGACAGCGGGGAGGAGGACCGGCAGCTACGCACGGACGCCCTGCCGGCGATGCGCTCGGCGCGGGTGCGGGTGCGGCTGTTGGTGCTGTCCGGCCCGGACGCGGGCCAGAGCTACCCGCTGACGCCCGGGCGCTACCGGGTGGGCGCGGACGCCAGCTCCGACGTGATCATCGCGGACCGGGCGGTGTCCCGCAGCCACCTGCTGCTGGACGTGCGCGAGGACGGCATCCAGGCGGTGGACGTGGGCTCGCGCAACGGCTCGTTCTGCGAGGGCATGCGCTTCACCACCCTGGAGGTGCGCCCCGGCGCGGTGCTCACGCTGGGCACCACGGAGCTGAAGCTCGTGCCGGAGGCAGAGAAGGCGCACGCCCTGCCCCTGTCCAACCGCGAACGCTTCGGCAACCTGGTGGGCCAGAGCCGCCGGATGCGGGAGGTCTTCACGCTGCTGGAGCGCGTGGCCCAGGGCGAATCCGACGTGCTCATCCAGGGCGAGACGGGCACCGGCAAGGAGCTGTGCGCGGAAGGACTGCACCTGCACGGCGGGCGCTCCAAGGGGCCCTTCGTCATCGTGGACCTGGCGGGCGTGGCGCCGCAGTTGTTGGAGTCAGAGCTGTTCGGCCACGTGAAGGGCGCCTTCACCGGCGCGCAGGCGGACCGGGCGGGCGCCTTCGAGCGCGCGCACGGCGGCACCCTCTTCCTGGATGAAGTCGGGGAGCTGCCCCTGGAGGTCCAGCCCCGGCTGCTGCGCGCGCTGGAGCGCCGGCAGGTGAAGCGCGTGGGCGCCAACGACTACCGCTCGGTGAACGTGCGGGTGGTGGCGGCCACGCACCAGGACCTGGAGGGCGCGGTGAAGGCGGGCCGCTTCCGCGGCGACCTGTTCCACCGGCTCGCGGTGCTGCGCGCGACGCTGCCGCCCCTGCGCGAGCGGCCAGAGGACATCCCGCTGCTCATCGACACCGTGCTGGAGCGGATGGGCAAGCCGCCCAGTGCCCTGTCGGACCAGACGCGCGCCCTGCTCGCCCAGTACCCGTGGCCGGGCAACGTGCGCGAATTGCGCAACGTGGTGGACCGGGTGGTGAGCCTGGGCGAGTCCGCGCTGCCGGAGCTCCCGGACACGCCGCGCCCGCGCCCTGCCCTGTCGCCGGACCTGGACCCGGAGGACACGCTGTCGCTGGCGCTGGAGCTGCCCTTCAAGGAAGCGAAGGAGCGCCTCATCGAAGGCTTCGAGCGCGACTACCTGCGCACGCTGCTCGAGCGATGCGGCGGCAACGTCTCCAAGGCGTCGCGCGAGGCGGGCATCGACCGCGTCTACCTGCGTAAGCTCCTGCGAAAGCACGGGCTGGTGTCCGGCCCGGACTGA
- a CDS encoding PHP-associated domain-containing protein, translating into MLIDLHAHSHLSKGCDLEPRAVLERAAMFGLDAVAFTETNTQDGCDELFEIGAKSKVKVFVGLELVTDRGQYLCFFPKPELAPEPVQMWGSNREKPWSAAECLPKVKALGAAIVAARPFDRDVPNPAMDYVRSLSGVLCAVEGYNAKVKQTANDLAVEAAEVLKVPCVGGSDARGSLDEMGRGATFFKRDVLTQAQLVEELFKGDYWPVMAGELPRLTRPGEAQAQRKGGGGGGKKQHRRGGRR; encoded by the coding sequence ATGCTCATCGACCTACACGCCCATTCCCACCTGTCCAAGGGGTGCGACCTGGAGCCGCGCGCCGTGCTGGAGCGGGCGGCCATGTTCGGCCTGGACGCGGTGGCGTTCACCGAGACGAACACCCAGGACGGCTGCGACGAACTGTTCGAGATCGGCGCGAAGTCCAAGGTGAAGGTCTTCGTGGGCCTGGAGCTCGTCACGGACCGGGGCCAGTACCTGTGCTTCTTCCCGAAGCCGGAGCTGGCGCCGGAGCCCGTGCAGATGTGGGGCAGCAACCGGGAGAAGCCCTGGAGCGCCGCCGAGTGCCTGCCCAAGGTGAAGGCGCTGGGCGCCGCCATCGTCGCGGCCCGCCCCTTCGACCGCGACGTGCCCAACCCCGCCATGGACTACGTGCGCTCGCTGTCTGGCGTGCTGTGCGCCGTGGAGGGCTACAACGCCAAGGTGAAGCAGACGGCCAATGACCTGGCCGTGGAGGCCGCGGAGGTCCTCAAGGTGCCCTGCGTGGGCGGCAGCGACGCGCGCGGCTCCCTGGACGAGATGGGCCGAGGCGCCACCTTCTTCAAGCGCGACGTGCTCACCCAGGCGCAGCTGGTGGAGGAGCTCTTCAAGGGCGACTACTGGCCGGTGATGGCCGGTGAATTGCCCCGCCTCACCCGTCCGGGAGAGGCCCAGGCCCAGCGCAAGGGCGGTGGCGGCGGCGGCAAGAAGCAGCACCGCCGCGGCGGCCGGCGCTAG
- a CDS encoding FmdB family zinc ribbon protein: MPIYEYGCSACGKTIDVLQKMSDPTPPACTACGAQGTLSKQVSRSSFHLKGGGWYSDLYGSTKKDGGGGSSSSSSASSSASSSTAASGSGTSTPASAPAAAPSTPSASGDKS, encoded by the coding sequence ATGCCCATCTACGAGTACGGCTGCTCGGCCTGTGGAAAGACCATCGACGTCCTGCAGAAGATGTCCGACCCGACGCCCCCCGCCTGCACCGCGTGCGGCGCCCAGGGCACGCTGAGCAAACAGGTCAGCCGCTCCAGCTTCCACCTCAAGGGTGGCGGCTGGTACTCGGACCTGTACGGCTCCACGAAGAAGGACGGTGGCGGCGGTTCGTCGTCCTCGTCCTCGGCGTCGTCGAGCGCGTCGTCTTCGACCGCGGCGTCGGGCAGCGGCACGAGCACGCCGGCCAGCGCTCCCGCGGCCGCGCCGAGCACGCCGTCCGCGTCCGGCGACAAGTCGTAG
- a CDS encoding Fur family transcriptional regulator, with translation MTTHHHSHSHSHGPSDKDKDEVLARYMAQHGLKSTRQRSLIIDTFFEVGGHLSVEELWNKVREQDTKVSVATVYRTMKLLNECGLAHARNFGDGQTRYEAAAGREHHDHLICTSCGTIVEFENDRIETLQDAVARKHGFTVTSHKMELYGLCRDCQLRGGPPGSEA, from the coding sequence ATGACGACCCATCACCACAGCCACTCCCACTCCCACGGCCCCTCGGACAAGGACAAGGACGAGGTGCTGGCGCGCTACATGGCCCAGCACGGCCTGAAGAGCACGCGTCAGCGCAGCCTCATCATCGACACCTTCTTCGAGGTGGGCGGCCACCTGTCCGTGGAGGAGCTGTGGAACAAGGTGCGCGAGCAGGACACCAAGGTGTCCGTGGCGACCGTGTACCGGACCATGAAGCTGCTCAACGAGTGCGGCCTGGCCCACGCGCGCAACTTCGGTGACGGGCAGACGCGCTACGAGGCGGCGGCGGGCCGCGAGCACCACGACCACCTCATCTGCACGAGCTGCGGCACCATCGTGGAGTTCGAGAACGACCGCATCGAGACGCTCCAGGACGCGGTGGCGCGCAAGCACGGCTTCACGGTGACGTCGCACAAGATGGAGCTGTACGGCCTGTGTCGCGACTGTCAGCTGCGCGGCGGCCCTCCGGGGTCCGAGGCCTGA
- a CDS encoding TlpA family protein disulfide reductase, with protein MSPVRRRTLSRAVALGALCLLGLLAGCSHGGPVDAGPAFYRALWLPSVGPTRYDPRQLPGKVVLVSFMATWCFPCLADQPTLTKLQETYGPQGFQVVAVGMDLDEGKVLGPFANHYAFPYPVLLSDKRMRDGQSAFGRIRALPSTVLLDKHGRAVAAWQGIEGQADVAKAIEKLLKAD; from the coding sequence GTGAGCCCGGTGCGACGACGCACGCTCTCGCGAGCGGTGGCGCTGGGCGCGCTGTGCCTCCTGGGCTTGTTGGCGGGCTGCAGTCACGGCGGGCCGGTGGACGCCGGGCCCGCTTTCTACCGGGCGCTGTGGCTGCCGTCGGTGGGGCCCACGCGCTACGACCCGCGCCAGCTCCCGGGCAAGGTGGTGCTGGTGTCCTTCATGGCCACCTGGTGCTTCCCGTGCCTGGCGGATCAGCCCACGCTGACGAAGCTCCAGGAGACCTACGGCCCCCAGGGCTTCCAGGTCGTCGCGGTGGGGATGGACCTGGACGAGGGCAAGGTGCTGGGGCCGTTCGCGAACCACTACGCCTTTCCCTACCCGGTGCTCCTGTCCGATAAGCGGATGCGCGACGGCCAGAGCGCCTTTGGCCGCATCCGGGCGCTGCCCAGCACGGTGCTCCTGGACAAGCACGGCCGCGCGGTGGCCGCGTGGCAGGGCATCGAGGGCCAGGCGGACGTGGCGAAGGCCATTGAAAAGCTGCTGAAGGCGGACTGA
- a CDS encoding FtsB family cell division protein: MTSRRKLLMVAAVVAVALSLASVADAKGFRRYLRLRQDVEALDERNRALAAQNDALRKEIAALRKDPATLEQSVREELGYVKPGEIVFHLESP, from the coding sequence ATGACGTCCCGGCGAAAGCTCCTGATGGTGGCGGCGGTGGTGGCGGTGGCCTTGAGCCTCGCTTCGGTGGCGGACGCCAAGGGCTTCCGGCGCTACCTGCGCCTGCGGCAGGACGTGGAGGCGCTCGACGAGCGCAACCGCGCGCTGGCCGCGCAGAACGACGCGCTCCGCAAGGAGATCGCGGCGCTGCGCAAGGATCCGGCGACGCTGGAGCAGTCGGTACGTGAGGAGCTCGGCTATGTGAAGCCGGGCGAAATCGTCTTCCACCTGGAGTCGCCATGA
- a CDS encoding sensor domain-containing diguanylate cyclase has translation MTSLPVMPSPAKLVRATFRAIPAAVALATFVHLARGGFRGLHTLGWTEAALVMGLLVGIGMAAWRRAMRSSVGAVIDLRDDLELGGALISAAFIVVAIGGGELFPIVYLLMAFLVAFLPRNAGMTLLGVALVYDGLVTLGGPVVNVTGFLTHAAFLALFAGLYHLVLSTRMLVAKRAESDAVQKRIREVEERARTFRLVSSGTQDSFSGMNSDEKWLVASVKEIEGAVHAALEIAETGLRTDTCAAFLLTSDDRSLKLYDCRSGSERVQREKFNAGEGIIGGVLKRRAPVRMNSPQGLKGVTYYEGGGPTVQALLAVPILEGSGLVRGVLVADKLKNEPFTDQDEKMLTTIAGEVLRSIEVERVMSYIRKTRDEKDRFFRAIEELNRAGSPDQVFVAVLEATRQLAGLDFCAVTLVSEVEGKRVHRVARMTGVTAQGKALEGQTFQDNNGLVANVVRYGAPLPGRDIKAMDRQVIFDEETQVRGLGALKIFPLVAGDRILGTLVAGSRKKAAFEQDVLRMIEVIAIQAAQAVLRAQLYEQMEKMATTDGLTGLLNHRTFQSRADDILAQARRYNRKCSIMLTDVDHFKSVNDTYGHPTGDQVLKGVARIIKTLARDTDVVARYGGEEFVMVMPETDVQGAKIIAERIREAVMAEVFQTEMGPLRITMSLGIATFPDNAMEKQQMIDLADQCLYHSKRNGRNQSVTVAQMQGGRKLAAVAE, from the coding sequence ATGACCTCGCTGCCTGTGATGCCCTCTCCGGCGAAGCTCGTGCGCGCGACCTTCCGCGCCATCCCCGCGGCGGTGGCGCTGGCCACGTTCGTCCACCTGGCGCGCGGCGGCTTCCGGGGCCTGCACACGCTGGGGTGGACGGAGGCGGCCCTGGTGATGGGGCTGCTCGTCGGCATTGGCATGGCGGCGTGGCGCCGGGCCATGCGCTCCTCGGTGGGCGCGGTCATCGACCTGCGCGACGACCTGGAGCTGGGCGGCGCGCTCATCTCCGCGGCCTTCATCGTGGTGGCCATTGGCGGCGGGGAGCTGTTCCCCATCGTCTACCTCTTGATGGCGTTCCTGGTGGCGTTCCTGCCTCGCAACGCGGGCATGACGCTCCTGGGCGTGGCGCTGGTGTACGACGGTCTGGTGACGCTGGGTGGGCCGGTGGTGAACGTCACCGGGTTCCTGACGCACGCGGCGTTCCTGGCGCTGTTCGCGGGGCTGTACCACCTGGTGCTGTCCACGCGGATGTTGGTGGCGAAGCGGGCGGAGTCGGACGCGGTGCAGAAGCGCATCCGTGAAGTGGAGGAGCGCGCGCGCACCTTCCGGCTGGTGTCCTCCGGGACGCAGGACAGCTTCAGCGGGATGAACTCCGACGAGAAGTGGCTGGTCGCGTCGGTGAAGGAGATTGAAGGCGCGGTGCACGCGGCGCTGGAGATCGCGGAGACGGGCCTGCGCACGGACACCTGCGCGGCGTTCCTGCTCACGTCGGACGACCGGAGCCTGAAGCTGTACGACTGCCGCTCGGGTTCGGAGCGGGTGCAGCGTGAGAAGTTCAACGCGGGCGAGGGCATCATCGGCGGCGTGCTGAAGCGCCGCGCGCCGGTGCGGATGAACTCGCCGCAGGGGCTCAAGGGCGTCACCTACTACGAGGGCGGCGGCCCCACGGTGCAGGCGCTGCTGGCGGTGCCCATCCTGGAGGGCAGCGGGCTGGTGCGCGGCGTGCTGGTGGCGGACAAGCTCAAGAACGAGCCGTTCACGGACCAGGACGAGAAGATGCTGACCACCATCGCGGGAGAGGTGCTGCGCTCCATCGAGGTGGAGCGGGTGATGAGCTACATCCGCAAGACGCGCGACGAGAAGGACCGGTTCTTCCGGGCGATTGAGGAGCTCAACCGCGCGGGCAGCCCGGACCAGGTGTTCGTGGCGGTGCTGGAGGCGACGCGGCAGTTGGCGGGGCTGGACTTCTGCGCGGTGACGCTGGTGTCGGAGGTCGAGGGCAAGCGGGTGCACCGCGTGGCGCGGATGACGGGCGTCACGGCGCAGGGCAAGGCGCTGGAGGGCCAGACGTTCCAGGACAACAACGGCCTGGTGGCGAACGTGGTGCGCTACGGGGCGCCCTTGCCGGGGCGGGACATCAAGGCGATGGACCGCCAGGTCATCTTCGATGAAGAGACGCAGGTGCGCGGCCTGGGCGCGCTGAAGATCTTCCCGCTGGTGGCGGGGGACCGCATCCTGGGCACGCTGGTGGCGGGGTCGCGCAAGAAGGCGGCGTTCGAGCAGGACGTGCTGCGGATGATCGAAGTCATCGCCATCCAGGCGGCGCAGGCGGTGTTGCGCGCGCAGCTCTACGAGCAGATGGAGAAGATGGCGACGACGGACGGCCTCACGGGGCTGCTCAACCACCGCACGTTCCAGTCGCGCGCGGACGACATCCTGGCGCAGGCGCGGCGGTACAACCGCAAGTGCTCCATCATGTTGACGGACGTGGACCACTTCAAGAGCGTGAACGACACCTACGGCCACCCGACGGGCGACCAGGTGCTCAAGGGCGTGGCGCGCATCATCAAGACGCTGGCGCGGGACACGGACGTCGTCGCCCGCTACGGCGGCGAGGAGTTCGTGATGGTGATGCCGGAGACGGACGTGCAGGGCGCGAAGATCATCGCGGAGCGCATCCGCGAGGCGGTGATGGCGGAGGTCTTCCAGACGGAGATGGGCCCGCTGCGCATCACCATGTCGCTGGGCATCGCGACGTTCCCGGACAACGCGATGGAGAAGCAGCAGATGATCGACCTGGCGGACCAGTGCCTGTACCACTCGAAGCGCAACGGCCGGAACCAGTCCGTGACGGTGGCGCAGATGCAGGGTGGCCGGAAGCTGGCGGCGGTCGCGGAGTAG
- a CDS encoding class I SAM-dependent methyltransferase: MVPLPLAVTTSTKTDAATVREARAVAQRWNLPFLSRRSSEGIAPWLGTKVDALLVVGGDGVTLWEPQGSFGFHAGMAHLRRMRLRQGQRDDAFLKVAEIVPGDAVLDCTLGLAQDALVASLAVGPTGRVVGLEKSLPLCIVAAEGLQRYDRGADSCAIEVLHADAHSYLKTLPSKSFDVVFFDPMFAKPKKAQPAFDVLRRFAEHAPLTPEAVEEGRRVARRWVVVKGARHTDDLKKVGIQPEPTSRFSDVIWGRLPATP, from the coding sequence CTGGTGCCGCTTCCTCTCGCCGTCACCACCAGCACGAAGACGGATGCGGCCACGGTGCGCGAGGCGCGGGCCGTGGCGCAGCGGTGGAACCTGCCGTTCCTTTCGCGCCGCTCCAGTGAGGGCATCGCGCCCTGGCTGGGCACCAAGGTGGATGCGCTGCTCGTCGTGGGTGGCGATGGCGTGACGCTGTGGGAGCCGCAGGGTTCGTTCGGCTTTCACGCGGGCATGGCGCACCTGCGGCGCATGCGGCTGCGGCAGGGACAGCGCGATGACGCGTTCCTCAAGGTCGCGGAGATCGTCCCCGGGGATGCCGTGCTCGACTGCACCCTGGGGCTGGCTCAGGACGCGCTGGTGGCTTCGCTCGCTGTGGGTCCCACGGGCCGTGTTGTGGGTTTGGAGAAGAGCCTGCCGCTGTGCATCGTCGCCGCGGAGGGGCTCCAGCGCTACGACCGGGGCGCGGACTCGTGCGCCATCGAAGTGCTCCACGCGGATGCTCACTCGTACCTGAAGACGCTGCCCTCGAAGTCCTTTGACGTCGTCTTCTTCGATCCGATGTTCGCCAAGCCCAAGAAGGCCCAGCCCGCCTTCGACGTGCTTCGCCGCTTCGCGGAGCATGCCCCCCTCACTCCTGAGGCCGTGGAGGAGGGGAGACGTGTCGCTCGCCGGTGGGTCGTCGTGAAGGGCGCCCGCCACACCGATGACTTGAAGAAGGTGGGCATCCAGCCGGAGCCCACCTCGCGCTTCAGTGACGTCATCTGGGGGCGGCTGCCCGCGACGCCTTGA
- a CDS encoding HAD-IG family 5'-nucleotidase, which yields MSWGPVSPLLSTVRPIPGGPSVDPLHGSFRSSIRREHADDAARRARDLLTDDVLGRLLTTPREAADQVPHSRDVFVNRNLRMDHIELIGFDMDYTLAIYHMRRLEQLSFDMTLAKLISEYGYPPFVGGLLYDHHFVMRGLAVDRVNGNVLKMDRFGHVGRAYHGLRPLKRDAWKELYRNKRVRLRNPQFAWNDTLFALPETCLYSGIIELMESLGHTVNYGKLYDDIREAIDTVHRDNSLKREIRKDLARYVFLDPELGPALHKLRSGGKRLFLLTNSAWDYTNAVMRYLLDGQLPEYPSWRNYFDFVVTAAGKPAFFTEARPFLELDSSTEAGKVVGEAKSLERGTVYSGGNLAQFEEFTGYRGEHILYVGDHIYGDILKSKKSSLWRTCMIVQEIEDEITYTDARREEITTLSEVELTRARLDDEVNHRKTVLNTLERRLEREELSAPERQEVEELRKKVKAELEKLRRSLKETNGIADTLERDVEEGFNPYWGLLFKEGNENSRFGYQVEQYACLYTSRVSNFLHHSPMQYYRSPRDLMAHEQAGALSSKMSPMGSEGPPKGSEKE from the coding sequence ATGTCTTGGGGTCCCGTGTCGCCCCTACTCTCGACTGTCAGGCCCATCCCTGGCGGACCCTCCGTGGATCCGCTGCACGGGAGCTTCCGTTCCTCCATCCGCCGCGAGCACGCCGACGACGCGGCCCGCCGGGCGAGGGACCTGCTCACCGACGACGTGCTCGGCCGGCTGCTCACCACGCCGCGCGAGGCCGCGGACCAGGTGCCGCATTCGCGGGACGTGTTCGTCAACCGCAACCTGCGCATGGACCACATCGAGCTCATCGGGTTCGACATGGACTACACGCTGGCCATCTACCACATGCGCCGGCTGGAGCAGTTGTCGTTCGACATGACGCTGGCGAAGCTGATCAGCGAGTACGGCTACCCGCCGTTCGTGGGCGGCCTGCTCTACGACCACCATTTCGTGATGCGCGGGCTGGCGGTGGACCGGGTCAACGGCAACGTCCTGAAGATGGACCGCTTCGGTCACGTGGGGCGCGCGTACCACGGCCTCAGGCCGCTCAAGCGCGACGCGTGGAAGGAGCTGTACCGCAACAAGCGCGTGCGGCTGCGCAACCCGCAGTTCGCGTGGAACGACACGCTCTTCGCGTTGCCGGAGACGTGTTTGTACTCGGGCATCATCGAGCTGATGGAGTCGCTGGGGCACACCGTGAACTACGGCAAGCTCTACGACGACATCCGGGAAGCCATCGACACGGTGCACCGGGACAACTCGCTCAAGCGGGAGATCCGCAAGGACCTGGCGCGCTACGTGTTCCTGGATCCGGAGCTGGGGCCGGCGTTGCACAAGCTACGCTCGGGCGGGAAGCGGCTGTTCCTGCTGACAAACTCCGCGTGGGACTACACGAACGCGGTGATGCGCTACCTGCTGGACGGGCAGCTGCCGGAGTACCCCAGCTGGCGCAACTACTTCGACTTCGTGGTGACGGCGGCGGGCAAGCCGGCCTTCTTCACGGAAGCGCGGCCGTTCCTGGAGCTGGACTCGTCCACGGAGGCCGGCAAGGTCGTGGGCGAGGCGAAGTCGCTGGAGCGCGGCACGGTGTACTCGGGCGGCAACCTGGCCCAGTTCGAGGAGTTCACCGGCTACCGGGGCGAGCACATCCTCTACGTGGGCGACCACATCTACGGCGACATCCTGAAGTCGAAGAAGTCGTCGCTGTGGCGCACGTGCATGATCGTCCAGGAGATTGAAGACGAGATCACGTACACGGACGCGCGGCGCGAGGAGATCACCACGCTGTCAGAGGTGGAGCTGACGCGCGCGCGGCTGGACGACGAGGTGAACCACCGCAAGACGGTGCTGAACACCCTGGAGCGCAGGCTGGAGCGCGAGGAACTGTCTGCTCCGGAGCGCCAGGAGGTGGAGGAGCTGCGCAAGAAGGTGAAGGCGGAGCTGGAGAAGCTGCGCCGTTCGCTCAAGGAGACCAACGGCATCGCGGACACGCTGGAGCGCGACGTCGAGGAGGGCTTCAACCCGTACTGGGGCCTGCTGTTCAAGGAGGGCAACGAGAACAGCCGCTTCGGCTACCAGGTGGAGCAGTACGCGTGTCTCTACACGAGCCGCGTGTCGAACTTCCTGCACCACTCGCCCATGCAGTACTACCGCTCGCCGCGAGACCTGATGGCGCACGAGCAGGCCGGCGCGCTGTCGAGCAAGATGTCCCCGATGGGCAGTGAGGGCCCGCCGAAGGGGTCGGAGAAGGAGTAG
- a CDS encoding serine/threonine protein kinase — protein MSGTYRLIGRTEAGDLAELYESLLLPSIPVAVKLFLPRTSDPAYARSLAETVRLLQPVRHPGLLHVVDVGFVRQRLAVVREDVDGFTLGVALQRLNTKEVLLPPTVALSIVIQLLETVQLAHDAGAVHGAITPGNVLLSRDGFPAICDFGALQALLSVPQLKRTFAHRGRSAYRAPEVTRGDPPTEASDVYSLGAIAYELLTLREAVVPGSGVSTRRETLPPPSRLDRRINSRLDPAIMRALDPAPQRRFRSCGEFAQALRNFLSAGGGLPGAEEVARFVSELFPNEVSLAVPGPVPFAEPFQLEPVSGAEMDDLHAEELEASIVQRAPYSRAPTEQEASAETQEAAPGFEAFRPEDYAPDDDAPLDDEPGPEGEPRSTELSPAGPLEQGWDAPPGVLAQKARRPDSPASARAGRNPRVKVIEDFSGPPLGDDEPPVPTGRRAAMRPGPALGDDEPPVPTGRRAAMRPGGAEEEPAKRPALRPAKGAGGRAPGQETAILPAGGGVPAAAERRGRAEPTEALPAEPRSERRMAPPKAEGRVRSDMAVPAPSDRHLPVHQRFDTVETPRMSAVDAGTRRKRLLFIAGGIALVGLFMFAVAAWRLGLEPVKEPELPRYDPNAPAPPANPSALKPIAPPPPAPPPNPGARDIEDEDADEDAAEPGVPPKNQRAFLTLRTNLPANVFIDGAKVRRATPLLNYPVRVGTRDIRVVAISTGEQKDFQLRFSRGQHQKLEEQFQPPPTRR, from the coding sequence ATGAGCGGGACGTACCGGCTCATCGGCCGCACGGAGGCAGGGGACCTCGCGGAGCTGTACGAGTCCCTGCTGCTGCCCTCCATCCCCGTCGCGGTGAAGCTCTTCCTGCCGCGCACCTCCGACCCCGCCTACGCCCGCTCGCTGGCGGAGACGGTGCGGCTGCTCCAGCCCGTGCGCCACCCGGGCCTCCTCCACGTCGTGGACGTGGGCTTCGTGCGCCAGCGGCTCGCCGTGGTGCGCGAGGACGTGGACGGCTTCACGCTGGGCGTCGCGCTCCAGCGCCTCAACACGAAGGAGGTGTTGCTGCCGCCCACGGTGGCGCTGTCCATCGTCATCCAGTTGTTGGAGACCGTGCAGCTCGCGCACGACGCGGGCGCCGTCCATGGGGCCATCACCCCCGGCAACGTGCTCCTGTCCCGCGACGGCTTCCCGGCCATCTGCGACTTCGGCGCGCTCCAGGCGCTCCTGTCCGTGCCCCAGCTCAAGCGCACGTTCGCGCACCGGGGCCGCAGCGCGTACCGTGCACCGGAGGTCACCCGCGGGGATCCGCCCACGGAGGCGTCCGACGTGTACTCGCTGGGCGCCATCGCGTACGAGCTGCTCACGTTGCGCGAGGCCGTGGTGCCCGGCAGCGGCGTGAGCACCCGCCGTGAGACGCTGCCTCCGCCCAGCCGGTTGGACCGGCGGATCAACTCGCGGCTGGATCCGGCGATCATGCGCGCGTTGGATCCGGCGCCCCAGCGGCGCTTCCGCTCGTGCGGCGAGTTCGCCCAGGCCCTGCGCAACTTCCTCTCCGCGGGCGGCGGCCTGCCCGGCGCGGAGGAGGTGGCGCGCTTCGTGTCGGAGCTGTTCCCCAACGAGGTGAGCCTCGCCGTACCCGGGCCCGTGCCGTTCGCGGAGCCCTTCCAACTGGAGCCCGTCTCCGGCGCGGAGATGGACGACCTGCACGCGGAGGAGCTCGAGGCCTCCATCGTCCAGCGCGCGCCGTACAGCCGCGCGCCCACGGAGCAGGAGGCCTCCGCCGAGACGCAGGAGGCCGCGCCCGGCTTCGAGGCGTTCCGCCCCGAGGACTACGCGCCGGATGACGACGCGCCCCTGGACGACGAGCCCGGGCCGGAAGGCGAACCGCGGAGCACCGAGCTCTCACCCGCGGGGCCGCTGGAGCAGGGCTGGGACGCGCCGCCTGGAGTGCTCGCGCAGAAGGCCCGCCGCCCGGACAGCCCGGCGTCCGCGCGAGCCGGGCGCAATCCTCGCGTGAAGGTCATCGAGGACTTCTCCGGACCACCGCTCGGGGACGATGAACCGCCCGTGCCCACCGGCCGCCGCGCGGCCATGCGCCCCGGCCCGGCGCTCGGGGACGATGAACCGCCCGTGCCCACCGGCCGACGCGCGGCCATGCGCCCCGGGGGCGCGGAAGAAGAGCCGGCGAAGCGCCCGGCCCTGCGCCCCGCGAAGGGGGCTGGCGGCAGGGCTCCTGGCCAGGAGACGGCGATCCTCCCCGCGGGTGGGGGAGTGCCCGCCGCCGCTGAGCGCCGGGGCCGCGCCGAACCCACCGAAGCCCTTCCCGCCGAGCCGCGCTCGGAGCGCCGCATGGCGCCTCCGAAGGCGGAAGGCCGCGTGCGCTCCGACATGGCCGTGCCCGCGCCGTCGGATCGGCACCTGCCGGTGCACCAGCGCTTCGACACGGTGGAGACGCCGCGCATGAGCGCGGTGGACGCCGGCACCCGCCGCAAGCGCCTGCTCTTCATCGCGGGCGGCATCGCGCTGGTGGGTCTGTTCATGTTCGCCGTCGCCGCGTGGCGGCTGGGCCTGGAGCCGGTGAAGGAACCGGAGCTGCCGCGTTACGACCCGAACGCGCCCGCGCCGCCCGCGAACCCGTCCGCGCTCAAGCCCATCGCGCCTCCTCCGCCCGCGCCGCCGCCCAACCCGGGCGCGCGGGACATCGAGGACGAGGACGCGGACGAGGACGCCGCCGAGCCCGGCGTTCCTCCCAAGAACCAGCGCGCGTTCCTCACGCTGCGCACGAACCTGCCGGCGAACGTCTTCATCGACGGGGCGAAGGTGCGCCGCGCGACGCCGCTGTTGAACTACCCGGTGCGCGTGGGCACTCGCGATATCCGCGTGGTGGCCATCTCCACCGGAGAGCAGAAGGACTTCCAGCTCCGCTTCTCGCGGGGCCAGCACCAGAAGCTGGAGGAGCAGTTCCAGCCTCCCCCCACCAGGCGGTGA